The window ATCGTCTTGAATGATACATTCAGAGCCTTTTTCTATTTAGCACTGAATCCGGCAGGAGGAATGCTGCCAGGAATGCTGTATCTGGACAAGCCACAGGTGATGGCTGTGGGAATTATGTTTGAGGCGATCGCTAATTTATGTTTTGTGGGTGGCGCTTATCTAGGATGGCGCGAGCAGTTTAACTCTTCGTTATTGGATTTATTTCTTGTTGGCTTGGTGCCCTTTGTCACGCTGATAGTACTCGTTGGAATTGCCCGCTTAATCGGTCGTTGTCGGGGTAGCTTAGCAGGGGATATTTTTCTGGCGGGTGCTTCCCTTTTACCTGTCGGTTTTCTTGCACTTGCCAGTGGAATCTCTTCCCTTTTGGGTAGCCAAATTATGTTAATACTCACTGTATTCTTCAGTTGCTACACCATTCTTATGCTTTACAGTGGTTGCACTCAAATTGCTAATTTATCCGAGAAAGTGGCGGCGCTATTCGTTCCGATGCTGTTGCTGGTGAGTGGATGGCTTTCCTATTTTGCTTTTACTGCAATACAGTCTTAATTACTGTTAAGAATAGAGCGCCTGTATCGCAAAAAGCAGACCGGAGAGCATACGAGGACAGTTCGCGCAGCGTTCTCCGCAGAGTAGGCTTTTATGTTTATTACTGGTAATTGGTCGCAAGAGTTGTGAAGTTAGCTTAACTAACCACCGCTTCTGCCAAATCAGCTCCGATCAAAGCGGCATCTACCAAACAGAAGTCATAAGACGGCAACATCTTTCCGACAATTATTCCGGTTGAGGTTGGTTTTTGCTTGTCCTATTTAATGAAGACGATTCACTTCACCTATGCAAACGACACTTTACCCTGTTGGCAATTTTGCCGTGCCCGTTTTTGAATACGGTCAGGACGATGTCTGGATACCACTCACCCAACTAGACACCGTGATTAATGTCCCACGCTGGCGTCTGTATCGTGCCCTCTCTAGAGCCAATATCCCAACGTATCTTACTGGCATCCGTGAAAGTCAAAAAGTCATCCACTGGTCCGTTTTACCTCAACTGTTGATAGCTGTTAACCAAGCCTTGCCCTACGCTTCGGGTGCGGCGGCTCTACTTTCAACGCTCCAAAGTCAAGCCGCCTAAAGTTTTTGCAGGGGATGGGAGCGCTTGCTGGGTTGAGTCGGTTGACATCGGGTCAAGTCGGTGGCGTTCGCGTGAGGTTAGAGTGCGGTATAACTACAGCAGAGACGGTATTAGACCGCACTACTACTGAATTTGAGTAGCTGAAATCGGCATATTATGAACGTTCGCTCACTTTTTCGAGCTGCTACAGTTGAAAATGCTTCTTCCCCCTATAACACTATTCACCTCAAGGTTTTCTATCCATCCCAGATGTCAGGCAGCGACCAAGAACAAAATATGGGTATTGTTCCTGCTGATTCTCAACACTCACCATTCAAGGTCGTCATTTTTTTCAACGGCATTAACTGTGGTTCTGAACTGTATCAATGGCTGGCTGTTAAATTGGCAGAGCGTGGGCTTGTAGTCGTTACGTTTTCCTGGATTGCAGAAAATTTACCTGGGATGGTGGCTCTCACTCCAGGGGTTGATATTAAGATGTTGGCTCCACACCTCTATGGCACAGGGCCGACAGCCTCCGCTTTACCAACCCTGATAGCAGCATTAGAGCAATTACAAGCAGAAGGGGTTTTAGCTGGCTTGCTCGACTTAAACCAGATTATTCTAGGTGGGCATTCTGCGGGAGGTAGAGTCGCCATTGAAAGTGCAAACTCACGTTTTTTCCCACAAGTTGTAGCCGCTTTTGCCTATGGCGCACATACAGCCGCGACTGTACAGATGGGGTATGAACCGGGCACAATCTTACCCCTGCCTGATTCTTTGCCATTACTACTGATTGGAGGAACCTGCGATGGAGTTATTTATAATAGCAGCCATCGTTATGGACTGACATGGGAACAAGCTCAAACTCCAGTTGTGCGTACCTTCCGGGAAGCGATCGCGG of the Allocoleopsis franciscana PCC 7113 genome contains:
- a CDS encoding alpha/beta hydrolase family protein, encoding MNVRSLFRAATVENASSPYNTIHLKVFYPSQMSGSDQEQNMGIVPADSQHSPFKVVIFFNGINCGSELYQWLAVKLAERGLVVVTFSWIAENLPGMVALTPGVDIKMLAPHLYGTGPTASALPTLIAALEQLQAEGVLAGLLDLNQIILGGHSAGGRVAIESANSRFFPQVVAAFAYGAHTAATVQMGYEPGTILPLPDSLPLLLIGGTCDGVIYNSSHRYGLTWEQAQTPVVRTFREAIAGGRGDSYLLVLEGANHFSVADPIDTTMGTVFLDFPASQPEEQLRDLMAQAIGLFIDAHVRSQPTAIVALNQLLASNNSLIASFERK